Proteins encoded in a region of the Procambarus clarkii isolate CNS0578487 chromosome 42, FALCON_Pclarkii_2.0, whole genome shotgun sequence genome:
- the LOC138373621 gene encoding uncharacterized protein produces the protein MGGDPWKPTRRARLSCLNASHVDSSLLFDESPDSGPPALPHPVAPRPYPALPRLAPTQPCPRPYTALPTQALPPASFLHSPAPPRPYRALPRLAPTQPRPYPALPRLAPTQPCPASSLQSSAPPRPYPAPPLPSPAPPRPYTALPRLVPTELCPSSPLHTLPRFAPTQPCPAPTQPCPASPLPSPAPPRPYPALPCFAPTQPCPAPTQPCPASPLPSPASPLPSPAPPRPYPALPRPAPTPVSPEVLMRSSPPFTL, from the exons ATGGGTGGCGATCCCTGGAAACCCACTAGACGAGCCAGG TTGTCGTGTTTGAATGCATCACATGTTGACTCATCATTATTGTTTGATGAGTCGCCTGACTCAGGTCCACCTGCTTTACCTCATCCTGTCGCTCCCCGCCCCTACCCAGCCCTGCCCCGCCTCGCCCCTACCCAGCCCTGCCCCCGCCCCTACACAGCCCTGCCTACACAGGCCCTGCCGCCCGCCTCGTTCCTACACAGCCCTGCCCCGCCTCGTCCCTACAGAGCTCTGCCCCGCCTCGCCCCTACCCAGCCCCGCCCCTACCCAGCCCTGCCCCGCCTCGCCCCTACACAGCCCTGCCCCGCCTCGTCCCTACAGAGCTCTGCCCCGCCTCGCCCCTACCCAGCCCCGCCCCTACCCAGCCCTGCCCCGCCTCGCCCCTACACAGCCCTGCCCCGCCTCGTCCCTACAGAGCTCTGCCCCTCCTCGCCCCTACACA CCCTGCCCCGCTTCGCCCCTACCCAGCCCTGCCCCGCCCCTACCCAGCCCTGCCCCGCCTCGCCCCTACCCAGCCCTGCCCCGCCTCGCCCCTACCCAGCCCTGCCCTGCTTCGCCCCTACCCAACCCTGCCCCGCCCCTACCCAGCCCTGCCCCGCCTCGCCCCTACCCAGCCCCGCCTCGCCCCTACccagccccgccccgccccgcccctacCCAGccctgccccgccccgcccctaCCCCAGTTTCCCCTGAAGTTTTGATGAGGTCATCGCCACCTTTCACACTCTGA